From Nitrospirota bacterium, a single genomic window includes:
- a CDS encoding LuxR C-terminal-related transcriptional regulator has translation MARTAPTTKAKTKAKTKASPSWTNVAPPPRKKRPESLTSREQEILELIWAGFKNKEVGQRLKISVKTVEAHRANMMKKMRVSNTAQLLKTAIQDGTIKIR, from the coding sequence ATGGCACGGACCGCACCGACGACAAAAGCAAAGACGAAAGCAAAGACGAAAGCCAGCCCTTCCTGGACCAATGTCGCCCCGCCACCCCGCAAAAAGCGGCCCGAGTCGCTGACGAGCCGGGAGCAGGAGATCCTTGAACTGATCTGGGCCGGGTTTAAGAATAAGGAAGTCGGGCAGCGGCTCAAGATCAGCGTCAAGACCGTCGAAGCACATCGGGCCAACATGATGAAAAAGATGCGGGTGTCGAATACCGCTCAGCTGCTGAAGACGGCGATCCAGGACGGAACGATCAAGATTCGGTAG
- a CDS encoding prepilin peptidase, translating to MHEWILYLVVGILGALIGSFLNVCIFRLPRGESIAWPGSHCPSCAHAIEFYDNIPLVSYLWLGGCCRSCRAPISARYPLVEAANVLGYLTIVWFFGPGWTAAFYALLFSSLVVVTGTDLSHKIIPNVITVPGMVIGLLGAATVLPVGLINGVLGLAIGGGILWLLAWVSPYFFGKEGMGGGDIKLLAMIGAFLGWKPALLTIMIGSFVGSVIGISLIALRIMKRDDYIPFGPFLVLGALLSMFFAQPLFDWYQLLLGPVIN from the coding sequence ATGCATGAATGGATTCTCTATCTTGTGGTTGGGATCTTGGGTGCGCTAATCGGCAGCTTCTTGAATGTCTGTATCTTCAGGCTGCCGCGAGGCGAATCGATCGCCTGGCCCGGCTCCCATTGTCCTTCCTGCGCTCATGCCATTGAGTTCTACGATAATATCCCTCTGGTTAGCTACCTGTGGCTTGGGGGCTGCTGTCGATCTTGCCGCGCGCCAATTTCAGCGCGGTATCCTCTCGTCGAGGCGGCCAATGTGCTGGGCTATCTCACCATCGTCTGGTTCTTCGGCCCCGGCTGGACGGCTGCTTTCTATGCTCTGTTGTTTTCATCGCTGGTCGTGGTGACGGGGACCGACCTCTCCCATAAAATTATTCCCAATGTCATTACTGTGCCTGGAATGGTGATCGGACTTCTTGGGGCAGCCACGGTTTTGCCGGTGGGTTTGATCAATGGGGTGCTGGGCCTGGCGATCGGAGGCGGGATCCTCTGGCTCCTGGCCTGGGTGAGCCCCTATTTCTTCGGTAAGGAGGGAATGGGAGGTGGCGACATTAAGCTCCTGGCTATGATCGGTGCGTTTCTCGGCTGGAAGCCCGCCTTGCTGACGATCATGATCGGTTCGTTCGTCGGATCCGTTATCGGTATCAGTTTGATAGCGCTACGCATCATGAAGCGTGACGACTATATCCCCTTCGGCCCATTTCTCGTATTGGGGGCCCTCCTCTCCATGTTTTTTGCCCAGCCGCTCTTCGATTGGTATCAACTCCTCCTCGGTCCGGTTATTAACTAA
- a CDS encoding GspH/FimT family pseudopilin, giving the protein MPRELQIGAQGWSLTELLIVLAITGMMAALAGPSYRAMTARVQARNVTVEIASELRLARQLAIARRERMRVVFDCESRTITLRRADTDGFLHLYQYGNKGVAVEEPTAGPELLFHPSGRAATPTTIRVRDSQGRETIFTVSITGRVSVS; this is encoded by the coding sequence ATGCCGAGGGAATTACAGATCGGGGCGCAGGGTTGGAGTTTGACGGAGCTCCTCATCGTACTGGCGATCACGGGCATGATGGCTGCCCTGGCTGGGCCGAGTTATCGGGCCATGACGGCAAGGGTTCAGGCGCGGAATGTCACAGTCGAAATTGCTTCGGAGCTCAGGCTGGCCAGACAACTGGCGATAGCCAGGAGAGAACGTATGCGGGTCGTGTTCGATTGTGAGAGCCGCACCATTACGCTTCGACGTGCGGACACCGATGGCTTCCTGCATCTCTATCAGTATGGCAACAAGGGAGTTGCCGTGGAGGAGCCGACCGCCGGGCCTGAGCTCTTGTTTCATCCCAGCGGTCGGGCTGCGACCCCCACCACCATTCGCGTGCGAGACAGTCAGGGGCGTGAAACGATATTCACTGTCAGCATCACAGGAAGAGTGTCTGTCTCATGA